In Primulina eburnea isolate SZY01 chromosome 5, ASM2296580v1, whole genome shotgun sequence, a single window of DNA contains:
- the LOC140833088 gene encoding ER lumen protein-retaining receptor-like, which produces MNIFRLAGDLTHLASILVLLLKINTIKSCAGISLKTQELYAIVFATRYLDLFTKFISIYNTLMKLIFLGSSFSIVWYIRKHKIVRRSYDKDQDTFRHYFLLLPCLVLALILHEKFTFREVLWAFSLFLEAVAIIPQLVLLQRTRNIDNLTGQYVFLLGAYRALYILNWIYRYFTEPHFIHWITWISGFVQTLLYADFFYYYIQSLKNNVKLQLPA; this is translated from the exons ATGAATATATTTAGGCTAGCAGGGGACTTGACCCATCTGGCAAGTATCCTTGTTTTGCTTCTCAAGATTAACACTATCAAATCTTGTGCTG GCATTTCTCTGAAGACACAAGAGCTCtatgctattgtgtttgcgacTCGCTACTTGGATCTGTTTACAAAATTTATTTCCATATATAATACACTTATGAAATTAATATTTCTCGGAAGTTCTTTTTCTATTGTCTGGTACATTAGGAAGCACAAGATTGTCCGACGATCCTATGACAAAGACCAGGACACATTTCGCCACTATTTTCTACTGCTGCCATGTTTGGTCTTAGCTTTGATCTTACATGAGAAGTTTACCTTCAGAGAG GTATTGTGGGCTTTTTCCTTGTTCTTGGAAGCTGTTGCCATTATTCCTCAGCTGGTTTTGCTGCAGAGAACCAGAAATATCGACAACTTGACTGGGCAATATGTTTTTCTTCTCGG TGCTTACCGGGCTCTATATATTTTGAACTGGATCTATCGCTACTTCACCGAGCCACACTTTATCCACTGGATAA CCTGGATTTCAGGTTTTGTTCAGACTCTGCTGTATGCCGATTTCTTTTACTATTACATCCAAAG CTTGAAGAACAATGTAAAACTCCAACTACCCGCTTGA
- the LOC140833089 gene encoding small ubiquitin-related modifier 2-like, translated as MVENGSWEMAEEANLRYVRLKIKCNKDGIERFYMFNRNSRMKKLLLDYCRLTSISFLSTRFVINHRAFLIDKTPNQLGLDDNDQIDALIDGNGA; from the exons ATGGTAGAAAATGGAAGCTGGGAAATGGCGGAGGAAGCAAACCTCCGCTATGTTCGCTTGAAAATCAAGTGTAACAAG GATGGAATAGAGAGGTTCTATATGTTCAACCGTAACAGCAGAATGAAGAAGCTTTTGCTTGACTACTGTAGGCTTACTTCAATCAGCTTCCTTTCGACTCGATTCGTGATCAATCATCGTGCTTTCTTGATCGATAAAACTCCGAATCAG CTCGGTTTGGATGATAACGATCAAATCGATGCACTGATCGATGGAAATGGTGCTTGA